aatgaataaatatttatcaccTTACCAAAATTCTTTATTGATTAATGATAGGACTTTAAGGAAATGTTAAACCCCACATTAATGTAAGTGGTATTTATGATATACCATAAAAGTCAACCAGTAATAGTTTTATTACTGTATTACTACATGCCTAATTATTATTAGCATAATCTCTGATGTTTCTTTTGGGATTTATTAGTATCTATGTTCTAATTTAATCTCTTTCTAGacaaatttaagttatatatatcattagtataaaaaaaaaagatcgtAGTCATCATACTAACAAATCATTCAAAGAATATTGATAGATAAACCTTTCTAAAATGTAGaattcataatttcaaaaaataaaactagCTAGTAACACTTTATGAGATTACTATAGATAAAATGATctgataataaattatatttcggACATATGAAACTTTGACATGATTAAAATTGACCATATAGAAATGCATAGTAATTTGCACTTTGCCAAGTTGATCAATACATCATGCATCAACATGGATCATTGTGATGGAATGGTTAGCTAATAAGTTGCTTTGattctttaaaattgttattgtatttgtgttaaattctcaaaatattgtatttttgaaGGATCTGATACACACATGTCATCTATATTTCTAGAAAATTCAAGCAACATAGATGACTGCGATCCATTTGAGCCTTAGCTTGAGAAtgaaaaatatacatttgaaaGTGTTGATCTCGAAATTAGGACAGACCTTGCATGACATGAATATGTATTAATCGAACTTTAATACGCTTATCAATCaccaaagaaaataaatatactcATCATGCTTTTCCACTGctaattttgaattgaaatgtggAATCCATTTTGGCAACTAGATGTTTCTATTTTGCCTTTTTGATgagttttaaacttgaaatataACAAAGACAAGAAAAGATCTAAGTAGGTATATGTGCTCTTCCTATTTCAACCACTTTCtataaagaattaattaatcaaattaaagatcatctaaataatgaaaaaagttGTTTGCTaagaaaaatagagtaataaattatgagtgattttattattattattataaaaaaaaatataattactatttatttCATAGTTTAGATAATAACATgaataattgtattaaattttactCCAAAAACATTTCTGAAATCCTATATTTTATGCTGGCCTTTTACTCGTCCTTCAACtcataaaacattttttaacagacataaatttatatttttgcatCATTATATTCTTCAAGATATTcatacttttttcaaaaaagctTATAGTAGTTcgatttttaaagataaaatataaagacCGTCTCATTTAAAAAGTGAGAATTTTCACAAAATAGccattataataaatttaattatactcCATAGAGATAGTTTGTATATTTATAGTTTGTATATTTACAGGTTGCAACTAGAGTTTAAGTTGTCTCATTTGTGTAATTTGCGGGCGAGTTTTTATAATTTGCGTGTACGTTTGTATGATTgagttatttttgtataaactcgaaataatacattttcaatatttatacagttatacaaattatactatacaaaattacgttatacaaaaattatacaaatttcgaattatacaaactcgaaagCCCAACCCATGTAATTACCAGTAAATGTTGGTCGTAAGTGATAATTAACTAAAACTATAGCTATGAGGactaattaactagtatatatTTGCTTAACTATGCAATTTTCCGTTTAAAAAGATCAATAGTGTAATTAAGTGAAAATTTCGGTATGAAATAAACCCAATCAAAAGTTTTAACCTAATGGATCGGATTAGCCCAATTAAATTGGGTTAGGCCTATCCAACAATGAAGTCCATTTCCACTCAACCCGAACCGGGAAAATATACATAAGAACAGAATTGGGATTTTTATCAAATAGCCACTGAAATCAATTTGTTGAAGACGAAGAAGAAAGATGAATGCTCCAGATCGTTACGAACGATTCGTTGTTCCAGAAGGCGTAAAGAAGTATggaattttttgatatttttgtgcaatttttttttgacgaATCGAGCAATAATTTACActtcatttgaaattttttgattaGGGTTTCGTATGAGAGGGATACGAAGATCATGAATGCAGCTACATTTACTGTTGAAAGAGAGGATCATACAATCGGGAACATTGTTCGCATGTAAACACATTGATTTTTCTGTTAGTTTTCGTCGAATTTGGAATACCCTTTTGGTAAagaactgatttttttttttgggttatatGATTAACAGGCAACTACATAGGGATGATAATGTTCTGTTTGCTGGGTACAAGTTGCCTCATCCTCTCCAGTACAAAATTCTGCTCAGGGTTAGTTTCTCGGGTTTTGTCATTGTTTCCACACTGTTTTTCTTTAGCTTCTATAATTGTGCCCAAGGGTGTGGTTTTTGCGGGCGGGACGTAGTAGGTACTTTTGAGTATGCACTTCTAGACACCTCAAATTGGGTCGTCAATGTATCAGTTGAACACTACAACTTACAAAATGAACATCTAAAACACCTCCAAAATTTATGTATCACATCAGTGTCGGGTGTCTATAAGACACAGTGGGAACGAGTTGGAGTGCTTAGTTGTCGGTTGAGATCAACTTGAGGTGTCTTAGATGTGCACTTCTGAAGTTGGAGTGCTTATTTGCCAGTTGAGGCCAAGTTTGACTCCCTAATTGCAATGTCTTTAGTTGTGAGACATTTGCGTTAAGCATTTTATTTGATGATTGTGtgtatgaaaatgaaaaagaaagtgaCTTGTAACAATTAGGAAATGTCATAGCTTGTTGTACTGCTCATAAAGGATTGCAAGATGCGTGACTAAAGCTAGTTCTATTCTATATGTGTAACAGAAAGAAGGGTTGTGAGTATTTGCAATCAGGGATAAATATGAGAAGGATAGACATGGAATATTTTGAGTGGATCTTTGTCGTGTGCATCTATATGTGTGTGGTACATGCGTgcttttcttcatcaatttagATGACAGTGAGACTACTCCAAAGATCATGCATTACATGTGACCGGACAGGACGTAAGGTTGTTAGTCGCTTTTGATTTGTTAGGACTTCATTTTTGTAATGAAATTGGGGAAATTTCATTAAATAGCATATCGGGGATGCTTCCAGAAACACTGTCCAGGTGGCACCCAAAggctgcgggtttcccttgtcgtcaaaaaaaaaaaagtaatgctGTCCGGGCAAAAGAAGCTAGCTGCCTTTGGTGGATCTTTGTCCTCATAAGCTTCTAGGGCCAATTTTCTAACATCCCAAGGCTGTGTTTTCTTCGGGGATGTAAGAAGAATAGAATCTTTATTTGGCTTGTAATATTCAATTGTGAATATTCTGTGTTCAGGGGGATGGTGTATATCCTGAAAGGCGTGCTGCTTGAGCAATCATGT
The DNA window shown above is from Solanum lycopersicum chromosome 11, SLM_r2.1 and carries:
- the LOC101244156 gene encoding DNA-directed RNA polymerases II, IV and V subunit 11, whose protein sequence is MNAPDRYERFVVPEGVKKVSYERDTKIMNAATFTVEREDHTIGNIVRMQLHRDDNVLFAGYKLPHPLQYKILLRIQTTSQSSPMQAYNQAINDLDKELDHLKSQFEGELAKHTRDY